Proteins co-encoded in one Montipora capricornis isolate CH-2021 chromosome 12, ASM3666992v2, whole genome shotgun sequence genomic window:
- the LOC138025971 gene encoding mediator of RNA polymerase II transcription subunit 6-like, whose product MAAESAESQLGLSWHDSAWIPVLNRGNVLEYFSQRTNPFYDRTCNNEVVKMQRLDPSTLQTMTGIEYEVLHVQEPILYVIRKQHRISPTQVTPIADYYVLAGVVYQAPDLCSVINSRLLSALHHIQAAFSEASSYSRYHPSKGYWWQFKEKQQQKLNGAKDKNNEKTKSTKDPNSEPSSLFQREGVHFLLGELSKKFPPQFLQQGQAFPGQAKKNGEKPSSEEIGSKGGQATEASSIEQVPNGTTVPGGLVTNLSRGLPSSNQSIKRSAGGDSKQPPGKRKKV is encoded by the exons ATGGCGGCCGAGTCGGCAGAAAGTCAGCTGGGGCTTTCATGGCACGACAGCGCGTGGATTCCCGTTCTTAACCGTGGCAATGTTTTAGAGTACTTTTCACAAAGAACAAACCCGTTTTATGATCGAACTTGCAACAATGAAGTTGTAAAAATGCAACGTCTGGATCCCTCTACTTTACA AACAATGACAGGGATTGAGTATGAAGTTCTTCATGTTCAGGAACCAATTCTTTATGTCATCAGAAAGCAACATAGGATTTCACCAACACAAG TAACCCCTATCGCTGATTACTACGTGCTGGCAGGAGTTgtatatcaagcccctgatctTTGTTCTGTCATAAATTCACGACTG cTATCAGCATTGCACCACATTCAGGCTGCTTTCAGTGAAG cCTCATCGTACTCCAGGTACCATCCTTCAAAAGGGTATTGGTGGCAATTTAAAGAGAaacaacagcaaaagttaaATG gtgCCAAGgataaaaacaatgaaaagactaAATCTACCAAGGATCCCAACTCTGAGCCAAGCTCTCTTTTTCAGAGAGAAGGTGTCCATTTTCTACTTGGTGAACTATCAAAGAAGTTTCCACCTCAATTTCTTCAGCAAGGTCAGGCATTTCCAG GTCAGGCAAAGAAAAATGGCGAGAAGCCATCAAGTGAAGAGATCGGTTCTAAAGGTGGACAAGCGACTGAGGCTTCATCAATAGAACAAGTTCCAAACGGTACCACAGTACCCGGAGGTCTGGTGACAAATTTGTCACGTGGCCTTCCAAGCTCGAACCAGTCCATCAAACGATCGGCAGGTGGAGACTCGAAACAACCTCCAGGCAAGCGGAAGAAAGTTTAA